The region GAATTTTTCCTAACACCCAGCCTTTAAAATCGTGTTCGGCGTGTGCTTCAGCATAGGTTTTGTTGGTACTCATCGCATAATAGGGCAGGAGGTTGAATCTAGATAAATTGCTAAAACCATTATTTACCCGGGTTTGATTTCCAATAAAATGCCGGTAATCTACAAAGGCCATATCTTCAGCATTTAAAAAAGTTCCACCATTTAAATTATAGCCAAATTCACCTTTATTGGCCAGTTTTAAAGTTTGGGTTACCGAAGCTTTAAATTGATCAAAATTATATTCTTCTATACTCGCGCCAAAGCCTTTCTCATATCCCAGGTACAATGTGGGATATTTCTCGTCATTAATATTGAATTTTCCGCTGGGATAACTCATATACTTTTGCCCGAATCTTATTCTGGTAGTAAGATTCAGTTTAAAAATGTCGTGTTCTCTGAATAAAATGGTGCCAAAATGTTGCGGATCTATTGGATTGTTGGAAGTGTATTCTACACCTTCATTATCAATAATTACCTGGTCGGTATTGTTAAATAGCGGATTTCTATTTTCATATCTAAAATCTCCAAAAAAGTATAATCCGTTAGATATTTCCTGCTGGTACGCGATTTCTGCAAAAGAACGTTCATAAAGTTTCAGGTAATTGTGTTCAAAGAATATGGTAGTAATATCGTTTAATCGTTCCGAAATTGGAGTTCTATCGTTAATTTGTGCGGTTTCTATTCCTCCAGAAAGCCTTAAAACCGGCCTGCTGGAGTTATTAAATTGTTTCTGAAATCCTCCTTTAATTCTAAAGCGTTCTTCACTAAAACCGTAATTAAGCGTTGTATATAAACGCCAGAATTTCCCGGAGTTCTCGTCTTCAGCGTCATTTTGCCTATATGAAATTGTGGTAGAAGTATTCCAACCCTGTACGGTATTAAAATGCGTACCCATAAGCGGGGAACTTATATTAAAATACCTGTCTTTGTGGGAATTTTGCCAGGAATAGCCAAAAACAGGATCGGTTAAATTGAATTTATTTCGTACTCCGTCAATCGAATCTAAATAAGGTTTTGAATTCCGAAGCGTTTGAATACTGTCTTTTTTTACATAATCGTTAATTTCCTCATCGGTTAGCGGCACCGGGCGCAACTTTTGCCAATAAGTAGAATCTTTTTTATTCGCTGCTTCAGCAAAAGACATAATCTCATTACCAAAATCGTTTTTGCTGAATTCCGGTTCAAAATCATAATTGCTGTAAACCGCGGTAAACCTACCATCTCCAGAAATTCCAAACA is a window of Salegentibacter salegens DNA encoding:
- a CDS encoding DUF5686 and carboxypeptidase regulatory-like domain-containing protein is translated as MHQKIIIIFLILSSINLSAQITGKLTDTDNKSLPYVNIYTEDGRFGTTSNENGFYELKINQPGNYNLVFQFLGYQTQKKTISVEEFPYELDISLKTETTSLDEVNISSGENPANAIIRKAIDFRKRNAEKLEAYSADYYSRGLWRIKNAPEKILGQEIGDLGGGLDSTRSGIVYLSETISEIAYKRPDDFKEKIIASKVSGDDNGFSLNSAQESYFSFYENTIEINSEMVSPIAEYAFNYYDYKLDGTFYDENGNLINKIEVSPKREKDRVFSGFIYIVEDLWQIFGVELQTTGQAIQVPPIETLDFKQNYRFSKENGFYVQISQTVDFKFAMFGISGDGRFTAVYSNYDFEPEFSKNDFGNEIMSFAEAANKKDSTYWQKLRPVPLTDEEINDYVKKDSIQTLRNSKPYLDSIDGVRNKFNLTDPVFGYSWQNSHKDRYFNISSPLMGTHFNTVQGWNTSTTISYRQNDAEDENSGKFWRLYTTLNYGFSEERFRIKGGFQKQFNNSSRPVLRLSGGIETAQINDRTPISERLNDITTIFFEHNYLKLYERSFAEIAYQQEISNGLYFFGDFRYENRNPLFNNTDQVIIDNEGVEYTSNNPIDPQHFGTILFREHDIFKLNLTTRIRFGQKYMSYPSGKFNINDEKYPTLYLGYEKGFGASIEEYNFDQFKASVTQTLKLANKGEFGYNLNGGTFLNAEDMAFVDYRHFIGNQTRVNNGFSNLSRFNLLPYYAMSTNKTYAEAHAEHDFKGWVLGKIPFLNQLNYNLVVGAHALYTQDNKPYSEYSVGIDNLGFGKYRLLRLDYVVSNMDGQREGAFIFGLKFLGVLD